The sequence below is a genomic window from Pleuronectes platessa chromosome 13, fPlePla1.1, whole genome shotgun sequence.
GAACTCATCACCTCAGGAGGAAGTTAGATATTATttatcatgcatgtgttttatttctaGATAGTTATAATTGTGCCTCATTGATTCGGGACTAGAAATCTATAAATGTAAAGTGTTGCGTTCAGGTGTCAGTTTAAAAAACACCACACAACTAAGATCTGATATCAGACAATTTGAAGTTCATAGAATcatcactgttttttttccactttcgcATACACAGAAAATCCAAAGAATGACAGttcacagagaaaaataatcCAACGTTGTTTTATCACAATGGATTAATTTAAATGAGCCAATTCACTTTAACAAAAGTATAAAAATCCATTTGATAATTATGACAAAGCATCATAGTTGAATCAGTAGTGACCTCTGGTGGTTGATTGTGAACTTTCACAATGATCACAACCTGCTTTCAAACCTAACCTCACCGGAGTGGAACATATTTAATTTAGCGCCAATTCTTACTCATTTTAATCAAAATGtgtggaaataataataatcttatgtataatcactattattatttatttttctatgagATTCCAGCTTGAAATCCACTTTAAACATGCAAATAGGCCGACAGCTTTAATTAGATAAGGTCTGGAAGCAGTCGATCAGGAGGTAAAGAGGGTTGAACACCAATGGACggtcagtggttcgatccccggcttcTCCAGTCCACATTATAAAGTGTCATTTAAAATAAGAGATACAGAAAGAAGAGAGCTCAATATAAGATACTGACGTGTTCTTGAGAAAGACACTGAGCCCCGTTACTCAAATATATACTTTATACATCTGTGCTCTGAATCATCTCGAATCAATTGATTTTGTGCCCTGTGGTCTATGTTGTGTCTCCCTCATGTCTTTGTGTACCATTCCATGTGTTGTAATATGATTAACCTCATGCATAAAGCTGCTCCTGGACTGTTACATTTTATGAATTAGGGCAACTTAAGCTGCGAAGGCCACAACTGACGCCCGGATTCCTCTTTGATGGTATTAGCAGCATGTAATTATGTGTTATGCGTTCATCCCGGGCTAATTTTGTGCTAAAGAGCTGTCTGGCCCGGGTCACACGTGGCTCCCTGCTGTCGGGCCTCTGTGCCCCCCGATGGTCCCCCGTCTGCCGGGGGTGCTCGACCATCTGGAGCCGCCACGCTCTGACCACAGGAGAGggcgtggaggaggaggaggaggaggaggaggaggaggaggaggaaggaaggagctgAGGGGGACACACAGGACGGGATGAGGGACTGTAGCTCCGTTATTATATTgttggaactgttgggtttctctttacattttaatacaattttAGTATGTCATGATTTGCTGCTTAAAATGAACCTTTAACTTAAGTTAATTAACTTTTTACAATTGATTTTGTGAAAGCCTTTGTAGCCTTGTtttgaaaaaggttttattattttgattattatttagATGAGTGTGACACAGAGGTTTAAAATGACGGATGGAAAACTTCTGTGGAAGAAAGGTAAATATTAAAAGATGTAAAGAGATAAGATACAGGAATATAACAAGAAAATATTTCATAAACAAGAATCAAAATGTCCAGATTTTTCTATCGTTATTGACACTTTGAGAACAAGACTTGTTCATTTCACGTTCAGATTTTGAAATAATACACTCAAAACTACAGTATGTGCTCGCTTGTGCTTTAATtgtgcgcttgcactcagatattttgttgaCAAGACAAATCTCTTGCCCTCGATGTAACTTCTTTGAGAGTTAACACAACACCACATGAGACTCTTAGAGGAGTAAAGCCAAGACAGTTTCCTTTGTCAACACTTTACACCTGACATTCTATTGGTcgtcatttgtttatttgttgacaCTTGTtttgagcagaggagaaatctgagAGCACTTGCACCGAAGCAACGTGAGaacgaggagaagagctgaagctggagcgaaggaaatctgtccaagcagCAAAGCGTCCAAATGCAAGCaaagtttgagcacaagcagaaactgagtgcaagcgcagggttTCGAGTGAAAGCTCAATCTGACCGTAGGGTCAACAAATCCTGTTTTTAAACGTAAACACATTGTTAAATACTCATGGATTGAATCTGAAAATGaaattttaaagaacaaaagaaaagtaagaaGCCTGCAAAGCTTCACCACTGTGGTTTTTCAATTGATCTCTTTACAAAATAGACCAAATGTGCAGAGAACATATTTTACTGATTCACTTTGGTTACCGCTGAATGAAGGACGGGACTCTCACTCTGTTACAGATTATGACGGACTCTGCCTCACACAGCAGAGCTCTctgagagcagcaggggcgaTGTTTGAACAGAGCGACCTCCCCTGGCAGACAGGAGAACAGATGGTGGCTCCGGGTTCAGCCAGAGTCGGATCTAAATGAAGGAATTCAGAGAGTACAGAGGAGATTGTATGATGCTCCCACTACACTGGACAAACCTTCATTTCAGAATTAAATCGATTATAAAACTTGATGAAACAGACTTTAAGAAGCAGGAGAACTctgctaaggcccaacagtctcatTAAAGTCAATATGGTTTTGCTGTATAGCAATGTCAACGAAACAAAGAATCATAATCTCTGTTGTGcacaaactattttttttttttttcatcaagatccataaatgtTTCCCCGGGCAAAGgtcaaaaaatttaaaaacgtGTCTGTTCCAATCATCGCCATGTTTTGGTGATGACTTTTATAAGCTCTTTTACTGCCGCTGATATTatgctattgtgtgtgtgtgtgtgtgtgtgtgtgtgtgtgtgtgtgtgtgtgtgtgtgtgtgtgtgtttgtgtgtgtgtgtgtgtgtgtgtgtgtgtgtgtgtaaaagctgATAAATAAGATACAGGCAGCACAGGCCCCAATACTGAGAAGACTTGATTGTTTGTTCTTAATAGAGTGCTGCTTTCTTTTCAGCCAGTAGGTGGCAACATAACTCTGCTCTGTAAACATGGGAGCGACCacaataaaacagaaagagaagtttacttaatttttatttatttgatacttGAATCGTGTCTTGATGGTTTAATTTAAGCTCAGGTGTCAGTGAAAGTCAATACTATGgataaaatatgtatatttaaatttgtatcaatatatacattttatatttattaaaataaagttcCATATCCTGGATGAAATGTATTGAGGATTTTAGGATATGGAACATTGATATACATTGACTGTGCATGTTGAGCTTTAAAAATAATTGTTCAACCCATTGAATTATTGTTTtgagatatttatttatcaatatatacattctaGATataaaaaatggaaaataataaatatagcTTATAGAGGTAGAAAAAACCTTTAAAGctcaaaatatgaatacaatTCCACAAGCTGAACATAATATGTTTCAAGCTTcatatcaatatttacattatatGTATAAAACTATATACTTTAAACTGCTGCTTCTTTAAAAGGAAGAAACCAGGGTTTGTTAACTTTATGAGGAAACGATCCCGGAAGTAGCTGTTAGTGATCGCTCTCGCTCCGCCCCTTTACCCTCTGGTGTTTATTCGTCTCCACAGCGTCATCAGCGCTGACGTGGACACGACGTGCACGGAGCCTCAGGACGTCCACGCGCACCGTCATCAGTGACGACGTAAAAGTTCGGTAAGTTTCCGCAAAACTGTTGCGTTGTTTTTTCACGCAGCGTCAGTCGAAGCAGGAAAtaatcaaaaaactaaaaacacgcGTGAGCTGCGGGAGTTTTCTCGCACGAGAAACCAAGCGGAGCTGGTGAGAAGCTGACACGTGACTCACCGCAGCTTCACTGAGCTGCGTCATCACTTCCGGAACAGGATGCACAGGAAGTGTGATGCGAGAGCTTCAAAATAAAGTAGAAGATAAAGTTTTCTTAAACATGGGAGAAGCGCTTCCTCCTGAAAGTGCGGTCAATTCATTTCTATTGTACGGTGGCCGACAGAGCTCAACGCaattcaaacttaaaaaaaaaacacacaattagaaAAAGCGCAGGGAAAGTTAGGAAACAACATAAATGTTTCCTTTCCGTTGTCGTTTCCGCACACAGGAAAATCAAAACAAGAGTTtacaatagaaataaaagccGAGTCTGAAGTGTGTTAATTGTGTTTGACTAACAAGTCCTGGAAAATACAAGTGTCCATTTATTCATGATGTTTGATAAAGGTCCCGGAGAAGACGTCTCAGAATCAAGGACCTGGACTCGTTATGGACACTTCGGTATCGTCTCAGCTAGACGGCAGTTTAAATGACTCGCTGTCAGATGAGGAGAACccccaggtacacacacacacagacacacacagacacacacaacacatttgtgGTACACAGCatcttattgtgttttttattttaaacgttGCTTTTCTTCTATACCACACATAGTGttccccctttttttaaatcgactgttttatttatttttatctgagtatattttcacattatttattggtattgttattatcatataTGATTTGTTGTGGCAGGAGTCGGTGGCAGAGTCACCCGGCGTGACCGTGGTGCAGCTGCCTGACGGTGAGACGCTGGAGGTCCAAAGGTCGATCCCGGCGCCTCAGACCTCTGTCATACAGCCACCACAGGTCCACACCGTACAGGTGAGGGCTCACGTTCCACTGAGCACCGGCACGACTTCCAGATCCAGCCCTAAGTCCCTTTCAAGCTTGTGCCAGAGAACCTCGAACCCAAGTCCGAGTGAAATGTCTCGTCCTCAAGTTCAGGTCTCGAGGTCACAGCTCCGTGTGTTTTACAGAATCATCTACAGGCTGTGATGTCAGAGCTGGTGTGTTAGTGAATGAGGATTTAGCCGCTGTGTGCACGAGGTTCAGTGGAGCACTCGTACTCTAATGCATCTGTTAATAGGATTGATGAGAGCGGCAGGAGGTTTAAGCTCGTCACTATAACCTTCACATTCAGgagagtgtgttgttgtgtctgcgCCGGACGACCTCTTCAGAAACGCCGGACAACAATGACCTGCACGGTTATGACGTGGTTGTTTGTGGACGAGCAATGAAAGAGAGAAGTTTATGGGTTCACGTGTTTTTCCGGCAGGTTTCCTCACACGTGCAGCTTGATTTGCAAAGCGTTTCATGAAATGTGTCTTTGAGaatcattaaaaaagaaaagaaaacggaTTTCAAAGTGCTCATGACAGAGGAAACACTGTGGAGATTCAAGGCGAGAAAGTGTGATCGCTGTGGCAATAATCCGACAAACGCACCGATTGTGTTGCGTTTATAAACATCTGCTTTTAAAAGCAGAAGTGAGCAAATTGCTGCGGAGACGCCCCTCTTTAACCTGATATGAATCAGAATTGTCAAAAGAAGCCATTGAATTGGAAAGAACACCTATACGCAGAAGTTTGAATCATTGAGATGCAGAGGCGTTCAACAGTTAAGGCCCGGGGCCCTGAGCTGAGAGGGGGCCCCCCCCGAGAGCAGCTGATTACTTGAAAATTAGTGAGAACCCCCTTTTAATTCATATATATGCAAAGTGACTGCCATCTACATGTTGAAATCTGATAATTGTAAATGGAATTTAGATGTTGGCTTATTTGGAGGCAACGTACatcactacccccccccccccccccccccctccctgtatATAAATGCCTTCCACTTCCAGATTGTGGGCGTTTATCTTCGGTTCCTCACTACAACTCACATTCTCTGAGGGAGACGGGCGACTGACATTTTACGTCAGAGCTAGAAACATAATCACGATATTACGATGATGTTATGTTTCTTGGGTTCGATGTTGGGGCCCCTTGATGCCTTTTAGCCCGGGGCCCCTGGAAACGTTCCTGCCAAGCACAAATTAGTGTGTGTTGAACCACAGGATTTTTATTCATGCTTCAGGAAAGTCAGGCCTGGTGAGAGGTGAGGGAGTCGACACCTACGTACACAAATAATTACAGTACATAGAGCGTGTGTAAAGAGGCATGATGGgctgaaaagaataaaaagctTCTCAAATTCCCTCTTTGACGTCATCCCTCGCTTTCACAGGTTGTTTTATCAAACACATTCCAGGTCACTCACAAAAGCCTGTGTTTGGaaagtaaccccccccccccccttcagtccCACCAAACATGTTGCCATAatagaaattaaaaagaaaagtggatTAAACGCCACTTTTTAAATGCGGCTTGTTCTCTACAGATCTCCatgggagcagagctggaggaggatgagacGTCCACCGACCCTCAGAGGAGACGAGAGGTTCTCTCCAGGCGTCCGTCCTACCGGTGAGAGGACGTCATCACAGAGCTTCAGCGTGTGAAGTGTCGTCAGACGTCTTAATCAAATCCTCTTCCTCCGCGCAGAAAAATCCTCAATGAGCTTTCGTCCGATTCGCCGGCAGTTCCTAAAATCGATGAGGAggagtcggaggaggaggagaaggaggaggaggaggatgaggtgtCGAGCGTAGCGTCAGCCTCCATCTACCAGACCAGCTCAGGACAATACAGtcagtacacacagacacacacacacacacacacatcaaactgtgtgtgaaTCAGCCTCAACCCAGCTCCAGAAAGctgaattttttaaaacatgactTTAAGGTTTTACTCTCTGTGTTGCTGCAGCGCTCCTCTAGATTCATCCCTGATGTGGAACCTTAAGATTTCTCTGTAAAGACGAGTTTTCCTCAGAGTTTCAGGTCAAACAAAGCCACAGAATTAGTCAAACTAAATTACTTCTCTGGAGCCCCGTCGGCTGAAATACCTCCTCTCATCTTCTGCTTCACATCACTCAGTTTTAatatgaactttgatgccacagTCGCAGTCACCCAAGGGGGGGCCATCCAGCTGAGCAGCCGGGACGTCCTGGCCCTTCAGGGGTCTCAGAACCTGACGGTGACGGACTCGGCCTCCTCGCAGCCCGGAGCCACCATCCTGCAGTGTGCAGCTCAGCCCGGGGAGGCTCCTCAGCAGTTCTACATCCAGGGCGGACAGGTGCTCCTCCAAGGTACAGATATACTGATCTTCATGACTTGATTGTGTCCAGAAAATATGGAATGGCCTGGTGGAAAAACGTGGTAAGTCCCCAGGTCCTCGTGGGTTTAGAATTGCCATGCGTCCTTCACGTTTGCATTGTTGTTAAGCTACacgtccactagagggcagtgcagaGTGGAGAGTTTTGGACGATGACAAACATTGTGACgtggatgtttgtctcttgcGAAGTAACTTCATCTACGTCTAAAAGCTTCTTCAAAAAGTTCCTCCATTGTTGAACTGTCTTCCCTCTAAGCTTGAACTATTGGTTACACTGCCCCCCCATGGTTTCCAGTGGTACTGCTACGTTTTGTTTTGAATCCATTAGCTTACAGAAGACACAAATACAGACGATATGAACGCAGATTGGACGACGTGACACTACTGTATGCTCGACCAATTGCAAGTTCATAGCTGCTGCTAACGTAAACAGTAAATATTTTGCGTGCGTAGGCCATTTTAAATCACTTCAGTTGTTAATCTCGGTGGAACCATTGGCGACACTGCCCCCTCAGGATTTCAGGTAGTACTGCTCAGTTTTGTCTGATTCACCGTTATCCGTAAAGTTTCAGAAGACATGTGAAACACGGACGAACTCAACGTAGAGTTTGGACAGAAGGTTCTGTAcgttttttcattttgtaacgTTCAGCATAAATTAATCTTTATAATCCAGCTCCACTTCTGCCTAACACCTCCACGTTGCTGTGGAATGAAAACGGTTTTCACAAGAGGCGATTATTCCTCatgttcttctttttgttccGTTCTCTGCTGGATAttttctctccttcacctctttctctctctctcctttctgctggaggtgagtgtgtgttgtggccTCGGTGCAGTTGAATAGCTCGTGTTGGTCGGTGTGTGAACTGTGAAGGTGTGTTGTGGATTTTTTAGAGTTTAACACGGCTCGTCACTTGATCCATCAGAAGATTCAGACtgactgtttctgtttctgtttctggatctggatctggatctggattgTGAGTGAGAGTGATCGTCAGGTTTCAAACCGGCTGGTCTGCGCTCTCGCTCTTTGCTCTCATGGCGTCGACACCCATCCTTTGATTGACAGGTCTCGGGAACGAGTTGTGTCACCTGAGGCACCACGGAGACGAGGCGGTGAAGGAGGCGTGgtttaaaggaacagtttgaATTGTGACTATAACAATATGTCTTCCTCAATTATTTACAATGACATTTCAGTTGCTATTGCCCTTTAACAGAAAAGTTGATATATGACTCCTTTTTGTATTTAATGATAATGTGTCCCTGCGTCAGATTTGTggttatacgtgtgtgtgtgtgtgtgtgtgtctgtgtgtgtgtgtgtaaaccagTAATCAGCTGCCATTACTGGAAATTTGTCACTTCCTGTGATGCAAAGGATTTCCCCTGCAAGCAGCTGAGTATTTAAAGCAGCAAATATTATCTTTTCAACTTGTTTTGCTCAGTAGAATTCAGGGACATGTCGTTGTGACTTTGGACAAATAGTGTTCTGCTGTCTTTTTACtttttagacacacacacacacacacacagacacacaaaatagCTGCCGTCAGGGCGCTCAACAGTTTGCACGGCAGCCACTTGGGACACAATATCCTCTTGTTTGTTGAGCGTCTCTCCAGTTGCGTCACTAGTGCTAAaaatacaacccccccccccccccccctttgactCCCCCgccctccctgcctctctgccCCGCTCGCCGTGAGCGTCTGATccgcaggagggggggggggagggagggcggcgggggggggagggcgAGGGGGAGGAACTCTAATCCAGGGTGTTTTACTGACTTCAGCGggcagcagtgatgtcattgtGATGTCAATGCCTGTAATTGTAATCGGGCTGCAGAGTTGATGAGTGACCGCTCGtatgtgcagagagagagagaagagagaagaggagacagagagacagagagagaaagagagaaagagagaaagagagagagagagaggtttcaGTGGCACAGGGGTAAAGAGTGTGTTCACATCGAGGTGATCTGCTGCCGTGGGGCTGGATTATTGGAAACGAGAGATGGCTGTGACCGGGGACGAGACTGAGTCAGGTAGAGTTTCTCTCAtatctccatgtgtgtgtccatgtgtgtgtcctgtgtgtgtcatgtgtgtgtcatgtgtgtgtcatgtctGCTGGTTGGCTCGTTGCCTTTCAGGGACAGATTCCTGCACGAGTTGGTTTGTTGTCAGCTGTTTTCCTCTGAAGTTGTAAAGTTACACCTGCAGATACATAATCCTGAGACGGTTTCACAACTTGCAAAAGAGAAACTCCTTCGTTTGTGCGACTGTagccaggcagacacacacggcTCCCGCTCAGGAAACACTGATAAACACATTGTGGTTCAGTGCGCTGTGTGTTGAACCTCATGCCTTGTGACATCGAGCAGGAAGCAGGTCGCAGCACGGGAGAGACGCCAGGACACTTCAGGGTTGTGTTGTGAAACAGATCTGACAAACCAAACAAGTGTTCGCTTAGTTTGCTCAACTCCGTCCCTGCCAGTGTGTAtccggctgctgctgccacacacaaacacacccacacacacacttacaccaacacaaacacacacagagtcacggGACAATTTTGGGGACATGACTTTTGTCCTCGTTTAGACAAGACTTCCCAAATTAACTTTTCTGAAAACTATTGTTTGAAAATTGTGGTAGGCTATgacacaaagcacacacacacacacatacacacacacacgactccaGTGGTTGTCAGGCAGaacgggagggaggggggggagggagggagggttagAAGTAAAGGGGCGGGTGCCagtgggagggggtgggggggtaagaTAGTCGTCAGTTTGACGTCACTCCGGTTTCCTGGAAGAGAAGCCaagtaggagagagagaatgcaaAAAGGGCGAGTAGGACGCACACGCTGTCGTCAGCACAGCCCAGAGTCGCTCTGTTATCAcaatgagagagtgtgtgtgtgtgtgtgtgtgtacacgtacTGTGacaagtgtgtgcgtgtccatGAAGAGTCACAGAAGTCTCAGGAacagagtgaaggagagaagCTGAGAGACACACTCGAGTCACCGATGACTCAACGTGAACCACAGAGCTGCTTTTCACTGGTTCTTGTGGAGTCAGTGTGACGTTCACTGACACTTGTGAAAAACAGCCACTTATCAGAGTCATCAGTGGTTCTTAGTGTGGTTAACACAAcatcactccacacacacacacacacacacacacacaagggaaaTTGAGACAGTCGCGTTAGTGTTACTGTGCGAGACTTGTGTgcttaaaaaaatcacaaagacggaacaacatattttaaataagttTACATAATGTTTAACAGGCTGAAGGTTCATTTGTGTTTCATTTACATACGAAATAGATACGATGTAACCGTCACGTCACCTTCACGTTAGCATGGTTGTTGAGctatacatccactagagggcagcgcaggGTCGGGAGTTACTGACGACAACGAACATGGCGTCAAAGTGGACGTTTGTCCCTGTGTGACGTTAATTACCTCCAAAAGTCTACCTTCAAGAAGTTACTCCATTTTGGAAATGTCTTCCCTCTAAGCTAGAACTATTGTCTACGCTGCCCCCTCATGATTCCCGGTGGTACTGCACCGTTTCTGCAAAATTAGCCCTAAATCTGTCCGATAGATGGTAAAATAAATCCTGTCGTGCAATTCTGACATCAAAATATCTCAAGTATGACTCAATCGTGGTGCTGTTGACGTAAAATAAGTCAAATTTGCGTAATTAGTCCATTTTGAGTCACTTCAAGTCATTTAGGACCAAACCCCCGGTTGTGGTCAGAGGAAATTCATCTTCTCTGACAGGAAGCAGTCACAGTGGAACCTCCTCTGGTGAAATACGCACGTTTACTGAATTAGAGAATAAAAAAGTCATAGTTTCTTCTTTCCTTTATCACGTGTCATTCACGAAGAGGAATAAGACATTTAGAGAATTTGTGTCTCTAAGACTTTTTTgtccgtctccccccccccccccgcagccgcCACCGGAGACATCCCCGCCTACCAGCTGCGGTCGCCGAACTCGGGCCTGACCCAGAGCATCGTGATGGCCGCGTCCCCGGGCAGCATGCAGAGCCCGCCCCCCCACCGCGCCGAGGAGGTCACCCGCAAGAGGGAGGTCCGGCTCATGAAAAACAGGTAGGAGGACGTTTGTGTTTCGGAACATCAGGTTTGTGATTCCTGAAAAATACAGAGTTCCTTATGTGCATTTGGGTAATTACTTTAAAACACAGTCACTACAAGTCTTTATAAAGATATATCAATTGTTCATGGTCTTAATTGGCTGCTtcgtatttgtttttaatgaaaacaaattttTACTGATttccttattttatttattcgaCTGTGAATGTGTTGAATTGGAAACTTTGTCAAAAGCCTGTCGGGTGATATCAACACTTTTTTGTTGCAAGTGACAAATAGTGTAAAGATCAAAACTGCTTTTTCAATTGTGCATATGTTTGGTTTGTACATTTTCAACAAGAAAATGCTGCAGcaagttaataaaaacataaatatggaCAATCAGGactaataaaacatgaacttgtGCATAGTTTGCATTTTATCCGAAGCTGCTTGAATGAGTTTTGTCCTGACAAcgtgttttcctcctcctctcgtctgCAGGGAAGCCGCTCGCGAGTGCcgcaggaaaaagaaagagtacGTGAAGTGTTTGGAAAACCGCGTGGCCGTGTTGGAAAACCAGAACAAGACCCTGATTGAAGAGCTGAAGGCACTGAAGGACATTTACTGCCACAAAGCCGAGTAGCGGCGGCCGCTCGTGGTCACGGGCTGG
It includes:
- the crema gene encoding cAMP-responsive element modulator isoform X2, whose product is MDTSVSSQLDGSLNDSLSDEENPQESVAESPGVTVVQLPDGETLEVQRSIPAPQTSVIQPPQVHTVQISMGAELEEDETSTDPQRRREVLSRRPSYRKILNELSSDSPAVPKIDEEESEEEEKEEEEDEVSSVASASIYQTSSGQYIAVTQGGAIQLSSRDVLALQGSQNLTVTDSASSQPGATILQCAAQPGEAPQQFYIQGGQVLLQAATGDIPAYQLRSPNSGLTQSIVMAASPGSMQSPPPHRAEEVTRKREVRLMKNREAARECRRKKKEYVKCLENRVAVLENQNKTLIEELKALKDIYCHKAE
- the crema gene encoding cAMP-responsive element modulator isoform X1, which encodes MAVTGDETESAATGDIPAYQLRSPNSGLTQSIVMAASPGSMQSPPPHRAEEVTRKREVRLMKNREAARECRRKKKEYVKCLENRVAVLENQNKTLIEELKALKDIYCHKAE